From the Candidatus Chromulinivoraceae bacterium genome, one window contains:
- a CDS encoding aromatic amino acid ammonia-lyase gives MTTILLSGTNLTISDLDKILSDPTTIIQITPDAKHAVDMTKEFIDQQANGKIIYGINTGFGPMASHIISEHQQLELQRNLIRSHAVGVGDPIKSNYVLAAMVVRLNTLLRGYSGVSFELVERLQMFINHRILPIIPEHGAVGTSGDLVQLAHIALAVIGEGEVLYDGQKRQTQDVLTELDIPLTYQLKPKEGLALINGTAVMTGIVATLCVDAKQLLDHAIKNGAFSLELVHAYDDSISEQLHALRPHAGQKEVARRIRELLKDSYLLKSRSELHKTVKAQDDVLELPQAVQEVYSLRCIPQILGPIHETLTKTIATVEIELNAVTDNPIVDRELGEFIHGGNFHGDYIASAIDQLKAALVKLTMLSERRVNFFLNKNVNKFFPPFLNLKKPGLTLGLQGMQFVATSTTAQSQSLAYPHHLHSIPTNGDNQDVVSMGTDAALLAAKVVENAYIVVAIERITLAQAVDFTKEIAQLSQPIQTEYRAIREVFPAVIDDRAFSSEINNVVRLLKR, from the coding sequence ATGACGACAATTCTTTTAAGCGGTACCAACCTTACTATCAGCGACTTAGATAAAATCCTCAGCGATCCAACCACCATCATTCAAATCACTCCAGACGCCAAGCATGCCGTCGACATGACAAAAGAATTCATCGACCAGCAAGCAAATGGCAAAATAATTTACGGTATCAATACTGGTTTCGGCCCGATGGCTTCACATATTATCAGCGAACACCAACAACTAGAATTACAGCGTAACCTCATCAGAAGTCACGCCGTTGGCGTAGGCGACCCCATCAAATCCAACTATGTTCTTGCGGCTATGGTCGTACGTCTTAATACTCTTTTACGAGGTTACTCCGGCGTATCCTTCGAGCTGGTGGAGCGTCTACAAATGTTCATTAACCACCGAATCCTCCCTATTATCCCTGAGCATGGTGCGGTCGGAACAAGCGGTGATTTAGTGCAGCTCGCCCATATCGCTCTTGCAGTCATCGGCGAAGGTGAAGTACTTTATGATGGCCAAAAACGACAAACACAAGACGTACTTACCGAGCTCGACATTCCACTCACCTACCAGCTAAAACCGAAAGAAGGCTTGGCCCTAATTAACGGCACAGCTGTTATGACAGGGATTGTTGCGACATTGTGTGTCGATGCAAAACAACTACTTGATCATGCCATCAAAAACGGCGCTTTTTCGCTTGAGCTCGTTCATGCCTATGATGACAGTATTTCAGAACAGCTACACGCACTACGTCCACACGCTGGACAAAAAGAGGTTGCGCGTAGGATACGCGAACTGTTAAAAGACTCCTATTTGCTTAAAAGCCGCTCCGAGTTGCACAAGACAGTAAAGGCCCAAGATGATGTTCTCGAGTTACCCCAAGCAGTTCAGGAGGTATACTCTTTGCGATGTATTCCACAGATACTAGGACCAATCCACGAAACACTTACAAAAACGATAGCTACTGTTGAAATTGAACTCAATGCTGTCACCGACAACCCAATCGTCGATAGAGAACTGGGTGAATTCATACATGGCGGCAACTTTCATGGAGATTATATCGCAAGCGCGATAGACCAATTAAAGGCTGCTCTCGTTAAACTAACTATGCTCTCCGAAAGAAGGGTTAATTTCTTCTTAAACAAGAACGTCAATAAATTCTTCCCGCCGTTCTTGAACCTGAAAAAACCTGGTCTTACCTTAGGTCTACAGGGCATGCAATTCGTTGCAACGTCCACAACCGCTCAAAGTCAAAGTCTCGCATACCCTCATCATCTCCACTCTATTCCAACCAACGGAGACAACCAGGATGTTGTCAGTATGGGCACTGACGCAGCACTGCTAGCCGCAAAGGTCGTTGAGAATGCTTACATTGTTGTTGCCATAGAGCGTATTACACTCGCACAAGCTGTTGACTTTACCAAAGAAATCGCGCAACTTTCACAGCCAATACAGACAGAGTACCGAGCTATTCGCGAGGTTTTCCCTGCCGTCATTGACGACCGAGCGTTCTCCTCTGAAATTAACAATGTGGTCCGTCTACTGAAAAGATGA
- a CDS encoding response regulator translates to MTKIAIIEDDPVINQMYRMKFEADGFEVQIADNGQRGVELAEGFRPDIILLDLQMPHMDGAEALTHIREHDWGKKIPVIILTNLGEEEAPKVLKTLGVHSYIVKADLTPRQVVARTKEALGIA, encoded by the coding sequence ATGACGAAAATAGCCATCATCGAAGACGATCCAGTCATCAACCAGATGTACCGTATGAAATTTGAGGCGGACGGTTTTGAGGTACAAATTGCTGATAACGGTCAACGCGGCGTCGAACTGGCAGAGGGCTTCCGTCCCGATATTATACTGTTAGACCTTCAGATGCCCCATATGGATGGTGCCGAGGCTTTAACACATATTCGCGAACACGACTGGGGTAAAAAAATCCCTGTTATTATTCTAACCAACCTCGGTGAAGAAGAAGCACCAAAAGTGCTTAAAACACTCGGTGTTCACAGCTACATCGTGAAAGCCGATCTTACTCCACGTCAAGTTGTTGCTCGTACAAAAGAAGCTTTAGGTATCGCCTAG
- the glyA gene encoding serine hydroxymethyltransferase, translating into MNDQIVAQLINGEEQRERDGLELIPSENYVSRDVLTALGSIFTNKYSEGYPGRRYYGGQEFTDQVEQLAIDRAKQLFKADHANVQPHSGAPANEAVYNAWLEPGDTVLAMDLSHGGHLTHGAPVTRSAQLYNFIRYKMKDPATGEIDYDELRCLAQEHKPKIILAGYSAYPRELDYSKFAEIGNEVGAMLMADMAHVAGLIVGGVAKNPFDYGFHVITTTTHKTLRGPRGGMILSKGIVGNPLKKPEKTLENLPTLIDRSIFPGMQGGPHMHSIAAKAVAFGEALKPEFKEYAAQIIKNATTLADELQSRGFQLVTGGTSNHLILADVYKSFGIDGKVAERALDKIGLTLNANAVADDPLPPFRPSGIRLGTPAITTRGLKEEHMEQIADWMKQAIDARDNDDVLAGLHEEVKAFVQQFPLPSDQ; encoded by the coding sequence ATGAACGACCAGATCGTGGCTCAACTAATTAACGGCGAGGAACAGCGTGAACGCGACGGCCTCGAACTTATCCCAAGCGAAAACTATGTGTCACGTGATGTGCTAACGGCGCTTGGCAGTATTTTTACTAATAAATACTCTGAAGGCTATCCGGGTAGACGATATTATGGTGGCCAGGAATTCACCGATCAAGTAGAGCAGCTTGCTATCGATAGAGCTAAGCAGCTATTTAAGGCCGATCATGCCAATGTGCAGCCTCACTCAGGGGCGCCAGCTAACGAGGCGGTATATAACGCATGGCTTGAGCCGGGTGATACGGTACTGGCCATGGATCTTTCACATGGCGGTCACTTAACACATGGGGCACCAGTAACTCGTAGTGCGCAGCTGTATAACTTTATTCGTTACAAGATGAAAGACCCTGCAACTGGTGAGATCGATTATGACGAGCTCCGTTGCTTGGCTCAGGAACATAAGCCAAAGATCATTCTAGCTGGTTACAGTGCCTATCCTCGCGAGCTAGACTATAGTAAGTTTGCAGAAATAGGTAATGAAGTTGGTGCGATGCTTATGGCAGACATGGCCCACGTTGCCGGGCTTATTGTTGGTGGTGTTGCCAAGAACCCATTCGATTACGGGTTTCATGTTATTACAACCACGACACATAAGACACTACGCGGCCCACGTGGAGGTATGATTCTTTCTAAGGGCATAGTAGGTAATCCGCTTAAAAAACCAGAAAAAACGCTCGAGAATCTTCCGACGCTTATTGATCGATCTATTTTCCCTGGTATGCAGGGCGGTCCACATATGCATAGTATCGCTGCTAAAGCTGTTGCATTCGGTGAAGCACTTAAACCGGAGTTTAAGGAATATGCAGCGCAAATCATAAAGAACGCTACGACACTTGCTGATGAACTGCAAAGCCGTGGCTTTCAGCTCGTGACTGGCGGTACGAGCAATCACCTAATTCTAGCGGATGTTTACAAGAGTTTTGGCATAGATGGCAAGGTAGCCGAACGCGCGCTTGATAAAATTGGTCTTACGCTTAACGCGAATGCTGTTGCGGACGACCCTCTGCCTCCATTTAGGCCAAGTGGCATTCGTCTCGGTACGCCAGCCATTACTACTCGTGGTCTCAAGGAAGAGCATATGGAGCAAATTGCCGACTGGATGAAACAGGCAATTGATGCGCGTGACAATGACGATGTGCTTGCCGGACTTCATGAAGAAGTTAAGGCTTTTGTGCAGCAGTTCCCACTCCCAAGTGATCAATAG
- a CDS encoding UDP-N-acetylglucosamine 1-carboxyvinyltransferase, giving the protein MSNDDYKVKIGTLIQEARSNRGLTQAELAKELGTSQSAVNRIEKGGQNISLEMIARISDVLSSNIVTLNQTGKINFRIHGGKELSGSIEVKTSKNAAVGLLCAALLNKGKTTLHRVARIEEVNRIIEVLQSIGVKTRWIGDSNDLEITPPRRLELEKMDIEAAKRTRTVIMFLGPLLHQYKDFKLPFAGGCNLGTRTVEPHLVGLAPFGMDVEAKPNTDYYHAVVKEKKVEKTILLTERGDTVTENVIMAAALYDGTVTIRNASPNYMVQDVCFFLKKLGVEIKGIGTTTLTITGKKKIDQDVEYFPSEDPIEAMSLIAAGIVTDSEITITRAPIEFIELELAILTGMGLQHDITDEYKARNGHSRLVDITLKHSVLHAPKDKLHSMPFPGVNMDNLPFLGLIATVAHGRTLVHDWSYENRAIYFTELTKLNANVELVDPHRVYITGPTKWKPADVVAPPALRPSVVILLAMLATPGVSTLRDVYSINRGYEDFANRLNTLGAEIETIREI; this is encoded by the coding sequence ATGAGTAATGATGATTACAAAGTCAAAATCGGTACGCTTATCCAAGAAGCACGTTCTAATAGAGGCCTTACACAGGCGGAATTAGCTAAAGAACTCGGCACTAGCCAATCTGCGGTTAACCGTATTGAAAAGGGTGGCCAAAATATCAGCCTTGAGATGATTGCTCGTATTAGCGATGTTCTTTCAAGCAATATTGTCACCTTAAACCAAACAGGTAAAATCAACTTTCGCATTCATGGCGGAAAGGAGCTCTCTGGCTCTATTGAGGTAAAGACGAGCAAAAACGCCGCTGTTGGTCTTTTATGTGCAGCCCTCCTTAATAAAGGCAAGACGACACTCCACCGAGTAGCTCGTATCGAAGAAGTAAACCGTATTATTGAGGTTCTTCAGAGTATCGGCGTTAAGACTCGCTGGATTGGTGACTCGAATGATCTTGAGATTACCCCACCGCGTCGTCTTGAACTCGAAAAAATGGATATTGAAGCCGCCAAGCGAACTCGTACGGTTATTATGTTCCTAGGGCCTCTGCTTCACCAATATAAGGATTTCAAATTGCCCTTTGCCGGTGGCTGTAACCTTGGTACACGCACCGTCGAACCTCATCTTGTAGGTCTTGCACCATTCGGAATGGATGTCGAAGCCAAGCCAAACACCGACTATTATCATGCAGTCGTCAAAGAAAAGAAGGTAGAAAAAACCATTCTTCTTACAGAACGAGGCGACACAGTGACCGAGAACGTCATTATGGCAGCGGCTCTTTATGACGGTACAGTGACTATCCGTAACGCCAGCCCTAATTACATGGTTCAGGACGTTTGTTTCTTCCTTAAAAAGTTAGGTGTTGAAATCAAGGGTATCGGTACTACTACGCTAACCATCACTGGTAAAAAGAAGATCGATCAAGATGTCGAGTACTTCCCGAGTGAAGACCCTATCGAGGCTATGAGTCTAATTGCAGCTGGTATTGTCACTGATTCTGAGATAACTATTACCCGCGCACCAATCGAATTTATCGAACTTGAACTAGCAATTCTTACCGGCATGGGTCTTCAGCATGATATTACCGATGAATACAAAGCCCGCAACGGCCACTCGAGACTTGTAGATATTACCCTTAAGCATTCCGTGTTACATGCGCCAAAAGACAAACTGCACAGCATGCCATTCCCAGGTGTTAACATGGATAACTTACCGTTTCTTGGCCTTATTGCCACAGTTGCTCATGGCCGTACGCTTGTTCATGACTGGAGTTACGAAAATCGTGCTATCTACTTCACCGAACTCACCAAGCTCAACGCAAACGTAGAGCTAGTCGATCCACACCGCGTTTACATTACAGGCCCAACCAAATGGAAACCAGCTGACGTTGTCGCACCTCCGGCGCTTCGTCCATCTGTTGTTATTCTATTAGCTATGCTGGCAACGCCTGGCGTCTCAACGCTCCGCGATGTCTATTCCATCAATCGCGGATATGAAGATTTTGCCAATCGTCTTAATACCCTTGGCGCTGAGATCGAAACAATCCGAGAAATCTAG
- a CDS encoding type II secretion system protein yields MKKDRGFTIVELLIVIVVIAILAAIVIVAYNGVQKRAQASTAKSNAEGVQKIVEAYAADTSAGNGTYPSAATLTAWTGGITRIPTGVTVNSLQLTTSASDGKTIQYLPNAGGTGGCVAYWDNSLGTPAAVYVYTGAATTGSNAATPTCS; encoded by the coding sequence ATGAAAAAGGACCGCGGTTTCACTATCGTAGAGCTCTTGATCGTGATCGTCGTGATCGCCATTTTGGCTGCCATTGTGATTGTGGCCTACAACGGTGTGCAAAAGCGCGCCCAAGCATCGACAGCAAAGTCTAACGCTGAAGGCGTCCAGAAGATCGTTGAAGCGTACGCTGCGGATACTAGCGCAGGCAACGGTACATATCCATCCGCCGCTACCTTGACCGCTTGGACCGGTGGCATTACTCGTATCCCAACCGGTGTAACCGTTAATAGTCTTCAATTGACTACATCTGCCTCTGATGGTAAAACCATTCAGTATCTTCCAAATGCAGGTGGTACAGGAGGATGTGTTGCCTACTGGGATAACAGTCTCGGTACGCCAGCAGCCGTCTACGTATATACCGGAGCCGCCACAACAGGCTCAAACGCTGCAACTCCAACTTGTTCATAG
- the murB gene encoding UDP-N-acetylmuramate dehydrogenase: MDIHTNIPLKNYTTMKLGGNARFMTDAHTAADVQEICRNAKKQGLAIFILGGGSNVIVRDEGFDGIVIRNRIPGFEVIQDEPGATTLKIGAGENWDEAVKRTVDMNLSGIEAMSAIPGTAGAAPVQNVGAYGQEIADTLVSVDAYDIENDRFIILEASDCGFSYRNSIFRSTEMGRYVISAITIKLYKTAPQPPFYAAIQDYFDQHNITLYTPQIIRDAVIEIRKNKLPDPTVTPNTGSFFKNAIVEDWQLADLKKEYPDIPTYDMSDGRFKVPTGWLIQEAGLGGQTLHGMHIHDKNALVLINESAKSYADLAAARDEIMGAIRDKFRITIEQEPLEI, translated from the coding sequence ATGGACATTCATACCAATATCCCTCTCAAAAATTACACCACCATGAAACTAGGTGGTAATGCCCGCTTTATGACCGATGCTCACACAGCCGCTGACGTCCAGGAGATTTGTCGAAACGCAAAAAAACAAGGTCTCGCCATTTTCATTCTGGGTGGTGGCAGTAACGTTATTGTACGCGATGAGGGGTTTGACGGTATCGTTATTCGTAACCGTATACCAGGTTTTGAAGTCATACAGGATGAACCGGGTGCAACAACACTCAAAATAGGTGCCGGCGAAAATTGGGACGAAGCCGTCAAACGTACCGTAGACATGAACCTTAGCGGCATAGAGGCCATGTCAGCCATTCCTGGCACCGCTGGCGCAGCGCCGGTGCAAAATGTAGGCGCATATGGGCAGGAAATTGCCGATACCCTCGTCTCGGTCGACGCATACGACATCGAAAACGATCGTTTTATCATCCTCGAGGCAAGCGACTGTGGATTCTCCTACCGTAATAGCATCTTCCGTAGTACTGAAATGGGCCGTTATGTTATTTCAGCCATCACTATTAAGCTATATAAAACAGCTCCACAGCCGCCATTTTATGCTGCTATTCAAGATTATTTTGATCAGCACAATATCACACTCTACACTCCGCAAATTATTCGTGATGCTGTTATCGAAATCCGCAAAAACAAACTACCAGATCCCACGGTCACACCGAACACTGGCTCATTCTTCAAAAATGCTATTGTCGAGGATTGGCAATTAGCTGATCTTAAAAAGGAATACCCGGACATTCCAACCTATGACATGTCCGATGGTCGTTTTAAGGTTCCCACCGGTTGGCTCATACAGGAAGCGGGTCTGGGCGGTCAAACGCTCCATGGTATGCATATTCATGATAAAAATGCCCTCGTACTTATAAACGAATCAGCTAAGAGTTACGCCGACCTCGCCGCTGCCCGTGATGAGATAATGGGCGCTATTCGTGATAAGTTTCGCATCACCATTGAACAAGAACCACTTGAAATATAA
- a CDS encoding DUF5684 domain-containing protein, producing the protein MNIIHFFGEMSPYYNSYYYNNGTSSMSDSAAIGMLLFVMLFALVFGIAMYIIFALLMGRIFKKAGVESWKAWVPVYNNWVLLELGGQQGFWAVLALVPVVNIVSAVFIYIAMHNIGLKLGKEGAFVLLAIFLPVVWLIWLAVDSSTWEGKQKQKAAQAHEEA; encoded by the coding sequence ATGAATATAATCCACTTTTTTGGTGAGATGTCGCCCTACTACAACTCGTACTATTACAATAATGGTACATCGAGTATGTCAGATAGTGCAGCCATAGGCATGCTCCTCTTTGTTATGCTATTCGCTCTCGTTTTTGGCATTGCAATGTATATCATCTTTGCCCTCCTAATGGGTCGCATCTTTAAAAAAGCAGGCGTTGAGAGCTGGAAAGCATGGGTGCCCGTATATAACAATTGGGTACTGCTTGAACTTGGCGGCCAACAGGGTTTTTGGGCCGTCCTTGCTTTAGTTCCCGTAGTCAATATCGTTTCAGCTGTATTTATCTATATCGCTATGCATAACATTGGTCTCAAGCTCGGCAAAGAAGGGGCTTTCGTTCTACTAGCCATCTTTTTGCCAGTCGTATGGCTTATTTGGCTAGCAGTCGATAGCTCTACCTGGGAAGGCAAACAAAAACAGAAAGCAGCCCAGGCGCACGAAGAAGCATAA
- a CDS encoding DapH/DapD/GlmU-related protein produces the protein MNLEDYCEAVFKDGLPKTHNAPWEIINNLESTIWELLDTLPEEYDVSGGVAIHLTAIVDPSTIIIPPAIIGKDCFIGEHGLLRSGVIMGEKSTIGASCEVKCTVMGHKSALGHFNFVGNSIIGANVNIEAGAIVANHFNERPPNDQAIRIRVENEIIETGSTRFGAIIGDHAKIGANAVLSPGTILKPRTVVRRLELIDQAA, from the coding sequence ATGAACCTAGAAGATTATTGTGAAGCAGTGTTCAAGGATGGGTTGCCTAAAACGCACAACGCACCATGGGAAATAATCAACAACCTAGAATCAACTATTTGGGAACTACTCGACACATTACCAGAAGAGTATGACGTATCTGGAGGCGTCGCTATTCATTTGACAGCCATCGTCGACCCGAGCACCATCATCATACCACCAGCGATCATCGGTAAGGATTGCTTTATTGGCGAACACGGTCTACTGCGAAGTGGTGTTATTATGGGCGAAAAATCTACCATCGGCGCCAGTTGCGAGGTTAAATGTACTGTAATGGGTCATAAAAGCGCGCTTGGCCACTTTAACTTTGTCGGTAATAGCATTATAGGTGCTAACGTCAATATAGAAGCTGGTGCAATCGTGGCCAACCATTTTAATGAACGACCACCTAACGACCAGGCTATTCGTATTCGGGTTGAGAACGAAATCATTGAGACAGGAAGTACGCGTTTTGGTGCTATTATTGGCGATCACGCAAAGATCGGCGCCAATGCCGTTCTCTCGCCTGGTACAATCCTAAAACCTCGTACCGTCGTTAGACGACTAGAGCTTATTGACCAAGCAGCTTAA
- a CDS encoding SPW repeat protein — MEEQAKSTAKGIRITNLVLGIWLILSPFLFSYTSTAMTNSIILGAIIAILAVIRLSTPSQTWASWLNGIAGLWLIIAPFIIGSTESAVLWNQIIVGLAVAVLGFWSGTMTMPVRMTHHHSA, encoded by the coding sequence ATGGAAGAACAAGCAAAGTCAACCGCTAAAGGAATCAGGATTACTAACCTGGTACTAGGTATCTGGCTAATTCTCTCGCCATTCCTCTTTAGCTACACAAGCACGGCAATGACAAATTCAATTATCTTAGGTGCGATAATTGCCATTCTTGCGGTTATTCGCCTGAGCACACCGTCACAAACATGGGCAAGTTGGCTTAATGGTATTGCAGGCCTCTGGCTTATAATCGCGCCATTTATCATAGGATCTACCGAGTCGGCAGTTCTATGGAACCAGATCATTGTCGGCCTGGCCGTAGCCGTCCTCGGTTTCTGGAGCGGCACAATGACCATGCCTGTGCGCATGACCCACCACCACAGCGCATAG
- a CDS encoding LamG domain-containing protein → MRSVILAQTVPLPTSSLLAAYGFSEGSGSTTADASGNGHTMSLNTVSWGAGHSGFGLTNTAASLGAKAALTAPASSVTIMAWIQPLNLTINTTHAAFGFMDNGGNSDIVIFTQRADFGTSNILQVDIRLGGTLTPVYGPTLTVGTWTHIALTYDTSQIKLYKDGLLIATVTASGTISPGDGLFVAGWSATTYEDSDVTIDDVRVFNAALSESQIASAMRKPVI, encoded by the coding sequence ATGCGGAGCGTCATATTAGCGCAAACAGTCCCCCTACCAACATCATCACTGCTTGCCGCCTACGGATTCTCTGAGGGAAGCGGATCAACAACGGCCGACGCCTCAGGTAACGGTCATACCATGAGTCTCAATACGGTCTCGTGGGGCGCCGGCCATAGTGGTTTTGGCCTTACAAATACAGCCGCGTCGCTTGGTGCAAAAGCTGCGCTTACCGCCCCAGCAAGTTCTGTGACAATCATGGCATGGATACAGCCACTTAACCTTACGATCAATACGACTCATGCGGCATTTGGTTTTATGGATAATGGGGGAAATTCCGACATCGTTATTTTTACACAACGAGCCGATTTTGGTACCTCCAATATTCTCCAGGTAGATATTAGGCTCGGAGGCACATTAACACCTGTATACGGTCCGACACTCACCGTTGGTACATGGACCCATATCGCCCTCACCTATGACACCTCTCAGATAAAACTATACAAAGATGGATTACTTATAGCTACCGTCACGGCCTCGGGAACTATTTCACCTGGTGACGGCCTATTTGTGGCTGGCTGGTCGGCTACGACATATGAGGATTCTGATGTGACCATCGATGATGTCCGTGTTTTCAATGCTGCACTATCTGAGTCGCAGATAGCGTCTGCCATGAGAAAACCTGTTATATAA
- a CDS encoding type II secretion system protein, whose amino-acid sequence MKRNAAFTLVELLITITIMVMLIIIAVVNLRSNQANARDDQRKSDVNAIAQQLETYYEAGTSTTSAGQYPGTNDINTLSEIQTLLPDLDTKDLWAPNVSTSGALSFTVATSTTAPTPNINTFVYMPLTDSGGLCTTAGSSATTECRKFNIYYALETTSGTQKVTSKHQ is encoded by the coding sequence ATGAAACGTAACGCAGCGTTTACGCTTGTTGAGCTCCTTATTACCATAACTATAATGGTAATGCTTATTATCATTGCCGTAGTTAACCTTCGCTCAAATCAAGCTAACGCACGCGACGATCAGCGTAAATCCGACGTTAACGCTATCGCACAACAACTTGAAACGTACTACGAAGCTGGTACATCCACAACAAGTGCAGGCCAGTATCCAGGTACTAATGACATTAATACTCTGTCGGAAATTCAAACGCTCCTCCCCGACCTCGATACAAAAGACCTATGGGCGCCTAACGTCAGTACATCCGGTGCCTTGAGCTTTACAGTAGCAACATCTACTACAGCTCCGACACCCAACATTAATACATTCGTCTACATGCCGCTCACCGACAGTGGCGGTCTATGTACTACTGCGGGCTCGTCTGCAACAACCGAATGTCGCAAATTCAATATTTACTATGCGCTCGAAACAACGTCAGGTACACAAAAGGTAACGAGTAAACACCAATGA
- a CDS encoding polysaccharide deacetylase family protein yields the protein MLKIFRRKRHVFLFVAGLVVIVAIASVLWPMFNHSGTPPVTNVPQKQVQPVQPKQVVSTPVPVVHDVLIPPVVNGYAPVISRIDTKEPVVFLGIDDGANKQAFELQMMKDNNIKASLFLADSFIHSNPGFFKDFMGEGSLIEDHTVDHKDLALMSYESQKQEICDQADKELQYYGRRPIIMRPPGGNYNKDTPRAAAACGMKAVVQWIAKANGGSMQYQIGHGLRAGDIVLMHFRPEFKSDMQSFLDAEKAAGLHTELLEDWLPS from the coding sequence ATGCTTAAGATCTTTCGACGCAAACGTCACGTGTTTCTGTTTGTAGCGGGGCTAGTGGTTATAGTGGCTATTGCAAGCGTACTGTGGCCTATGTTTAATCATTCAGGTACGCCACCTGTTACGAATGTTCCGCAAAAACAGGTACAACCGGTTCAACCTAAACAAGTGGTATCCACGCCCGTGCCTGTTGTGCATGATGTGCTAATTCCACCAGTTGTAAATGGTTATGCGCCAGTTATTAGTCGAATCGACACAAAAGAGCCCGTCGTGTTCTTGGGAATAGATGATGGTGCAAACAAGCAGGCGTTTGAATTACAGATGATGAAAGATAATAATATTAAGGCGTCGCTTTTTTTGGCGGATAGCTTTATTCACAGTAACCCAGGTTTTTTCAAGGATTTTATGGGTGAAGGATCGCTTATTGAAGATCATACAGTTGATCATAAGGATTTAGCGCTCATGTCGTACGAGTCCCAAAAGCAAGAGATCTGTGATCAAGCAGATAAAGAACTGCAGTATTATGGACGACGGCCTATAATTATGCGACCGCCTGGTGGCAACTATAATAAAGATACACCACGAGCGGCTGCTGCATGCGGCATGAAAGCAGTGGTGCAGTGGATCGCAAAAGCTAATGGTGGATCAATGCAATATCAGATTGGGCATGGTCTGAGGGCGGGTGACATTGTCTTAATGCATTTCAGGCCCGAATTTAAGAGTGACATGCAGTCCTTTTTGGATGCCGAAAAGGCTGCGGGACTTCATACTGAACTTCTAGAAGATTGGCTCCCATCCTGA
- a CDS encoding bifunctional 5,10-methylenetetrahydrofolate dehydrogenase/5,10-methenyltetrahydrofolate cyclohydrolase yields MTARILNGTELAGFIKERQARQVRALRQAHNIFPKLVIIKSEHASPVIDTYVRMKRRYGDDILIETEVATLPEIDMPAAIEKYNNDPSVHGMIIQLPLDDKSKTDEIINLVSPEKDVDGLGSKAKFDSATAIAINWLIAGYGIDLKAKKVTIVGNGRLVGAPLAKIWKASGYDVTVLDSHVSDIAEILRASDVIITATGVPRLITTAMVPVGATVVDAGTASENGVIVGDIEPAIRERDDLKITPEKGGVGPLTITALFDNVIHAAQTAAEKA; encoded by the coding sequence ATGACTGCAAGAATCTTAAATGGCACCGAACTTGCCGGATTCATCAAAGAGCGCCAGGCTCGTCAAGTGCGAGCACTGCGCCAGGCTCATAATATATTTCCAAAGTTGGTGATTATTAAAAGCGAACATGCGTCGCCTGTTATTGATACCTATGTGCGCATGAAGCGTCGCTACGGTGATGATATTTTAATTGAAACTGAGGTTGCTACGCTACCTGAGATTGACATGCCGGCAGCGATTGAGAAATATAATAACGATCCATCTGTCCACGGTATGATTATTCAGTTACCACTTGATGATAAAAGTAAGACAGATGAAATTATTAATCTGGTATCGCCAGAAAAAGACGTTGACGGTCTTGGCTCAAAAGCTAAGTTTGACAGTGCAACCGCGATAGCTATTAACTGGCTCATTGCAGGATATGGAATTGATCTAAAGGCTAAAAAAGTCACGATTGTTGGTAACGGTCGACTTGTTGGCGCGCCTCTTGCTAAAATCTGGAAGGCGAGTGGTTATGACGTCACTGTTCTTGATAGCCACGTTAGCGATATCGCCGAGATCCTTCGTGCAAGTGATGTTATTATCACGGCGACGGGCGTGCCTCGACTCATTACGACGGCTATGGTGCCTGTCGGTGCAACAGTAGTGGACGCTGGCACGGCTAGTGAGAATGGTGTGATTGTAGGTGATATCGAACCGGCCATTCGTGAACGTGATGATCTTAAGATTACGCCCGAAAAAGGTGGCGTTGGTCCACTGACTATTACGGCGCTATTTGATAATGTTATTCATGCTGCGCAGACCGCAGCCGAAAAAGCCTAG